One Fictibacillus halophilus genomic window, TGAGGTGAGGACATTGCTTTTGCATTTAGGTGATGAAGAAGTTATTCATTCAAAAGATGTGCTGGCGATATTGGATATCAATGCGTTAAAGGCTTCTGAGTTAGCAAAGGAGTTTCTTAAAAAGCATGAGAACAATCAGACATTGACCGATTTAAGCGGAAATGCTGCAAAATCCGTAATCATTACAGATAAAACGATCTATCTATCTCCTCTTTCTGCCTCTACGTTAAAAAAGAGAGCCTCTGATCGCCTCGAACTTGAAAATGGCTGGAATATAAAATAAAGGTTTTATAAATAAAGCGTTTTTAAACCGGAATGAAGGTGAACGAATTGACGACTGAACAACAGTTAGAACAACAGCAAAATTATGATGAAAGTAATATCCAGGTACTTGAAGGTCTTGAAGCCGTCCGTAAACGTCCAGGGATGTATATCGGTGCTACGAACGTACGCGGTCTTCACCATCTTGTATGGGAGATCGTCGATAACTCGATCGATGAAGCCCTAGCAGGTTATTGTGACACGATCCGAATTACGATCGAAGAAGATAACAGCATCACGGTAGAA contains:
- the remB gene encoding extracellular matrix regulator RemB gives rise to the protein MLLHLGDEEVIHSKDVLAILDINALKASELAKEFLKKHENNQTLTDLSGNAAKSVIITDKTIYLSPLSASTLKKRASDRLELENGWNIK